In a genomic window of Nocardiopsis mwathae:
- a CDS encoding cobalamin B12-binding domain-containing protein, with product MGASTAVRVVVAKPGLDGHDRGVKVVARALRDAGVEVIYTGLRQTPEMIVNAALQEDADAIGLSVLSGAHMTMFGRVLELLKENDATDIMVFGGGIIPEEDIPELERLGVAKIFTPGATTTEISDWVRENIRSAHAAG from the coding sequence ATGGGCGCGTCAACAGCGGTACGGGTCGTCGTCGCCAAACCGGGGCTCGACGGCCATGACCGGGGCGTGAAGGTGGTGGCTCGCGCGCTGCGCGACGCCGGCGTCGAGGTCATCTACACGGGTCTGCGCCAGACCCCGGAGATGATCGTGAACGCCGCCCTGCAGGAGGACGCCGACGCGATCGGCCTCTCGGTGCTGTCCGGCGCACACATGACCATGTTCGGCCGTGTCCTCGAACTGCTCAAGGAGAACGACGCCACCGACATCATGGTCTTCGGCGGCGGCATCATCCCCGAGGAGGACATCCCCGAGCTGGAACGCCTCGGGGTCGCCAAGATCTTCACCCCGGGCGCGACCACGACCGAGATCAGCGACTGGGTCCGGGAGAACATCCGCTCCGCACACGCCGCCGGGTAG
- the sucD gene encoding succinate--CoA ligase subunit alpha encodes MAIFLTKDSKVLVQGMTGSEGTKHTRRMLASGTQVVGGVNPRKAGQSVDFDGTDVPVFGSVAEGMEKTGADVTVIFVPPKFTKDAVIEAIDAEIGLAVVITEGIPVHDTAAFWAYAGEKGNKTRIIGPNCPGLITPGQSNAGIIPADITKPGRIGLVSKSGTLTYQMMYELRDIGFSTCVGIGGDPIIGTTHIDALAAFEADPDTDAIVMIGEIGGDAEERAAEFIKANVTKPVVGYVAGFTAPEGKTMGHAGAIVSGSSGTAAAKKEALEAAGVKVGKTPSETAKLARELF; translated from the coding sequence ATGGCTATCTTTCTGACCAAGGACAGCAAGGTGCTGGTCCAGGGCATGACCGGCTCTGAGGGCACCAAGCACACGCGCCGCATGCTGGCCTCCGGCACCCAGGTCGTCGGCGGTGTGAACCCGCGCAAGGCCGGGCAGAGCGTGGACTTCGACGGCACCGACGTGCCGGTCTTCGGCTCGGTGGCCGAGGGCATGGAGAAGACCGGCGCCGACGTCACGGTGATCTTCGTCCCGCCGAAGTTCACCAAGGACGCCGTGATCGAGGCGATCGACGCCGAGATCGGCCTGGCCGTCGTCATCACCGAGGGCATCCCGGTGCACGACACCGCCGCCTTCTGGGCCTACGCCGGTGAGAAGGGCAACAAGACCCGCATCATCGGCCCGAACTGCCCCGGCCTGATCACCCCCGGGCAGTCCAACGCCGGCATCATCCCGGCCGACATCACCAAGCCGGGCCGCATCGGCCTGGTGTCGAAGTCGGGCACGCTGACCTACCAGATGATGTACGAGCTGCGCGACATCGGCTTCTCCACCTGCGTGGGCATCGGCGGCGACCCGATCATCGGCACCACCCACATCGACGCCCTGGCGGCGTTCGAGGCCGACCCCGACACCGACGCCATCGTGATGATCGGTGAGATCGGCGGCGACGCCGAGGAGCGGGCCGCGGAGTTCATCAAGGCCAACGTGACCAAGCCGGTCGTCGGCTACGTCGCGGGCTTCACCGCCCCCGAGGGCAAGACCATGGGGCACGCGGGCGCGATCGTGTCCGGTTCCTCGGGCACGGCCGCGGCGAAGAAGGAGGCCCTGGAGGCCGCCGGAGTCAAGGTCGGCAAGACCCCGAGCGAGACGGCCAAGCTCGCCCGCGAGCTGTTCTAG
- the sucC gene encoding ADP-forming succinate--CoA ligase subunit beta, producing the protein MDLVEYQAKEIFAEYGVPVPQGKVASTAAEARAIAEEFAAAGKPRVVVKAQVKTGGRGKAGGVKLADGPEDAQAKAEQILGMDIKGHTVHRVYIEEASEIAEEYYFSFLLDRANRTFLSICSREGGVEIEEVAETDPDAVAKVSIDALKGAPAEVAAEIVKQGKLPEAAAKGAVEVVGKLWDAFVGKDATLVEVNPLILSKDGRVVALDGKVTLDENAEFRQDLERFEFAAEGDPLEVKAKEKGLNYVKLDGQVGIIGNGAGLVMSTLDVVAYAGEEHGGVKPANFLDIGGGASAEVMANGLEIILGDPDVRSVFVNVFGGITACDAVANGIVQALELLENRGDDVSKPLVVRLDGNNADLGRKILNDRNHPAVRQVDTMDGAAAQAAELAAK; encoded by the coding sequence GTGGACCTTGTCGAGTACCAGGCGAAGGAGATCTTCGCGGAGTATGGGGTCCCCGTACCCCAGGGAAAGGTGGCGAGCACGGCCGCTGAGGCGCGTGCGATCGCCGAGGAATTCGCGGCGGCCGGCAAGCCCCGCGTAGTCGTCAAGGCGCAGGTCAAGACGGGCGGCCGCGGCAAGGCCGGCGGCGTCAAGCTGGCCGATGGCCCCGAGGACGCTCAGGCGAAGGCCGAGCAGATCCTGGGCATGGACATCAAGGGCCACACCGTCCACCGCGTCTACATCGAAGAGGCCAGCGAGATCGCGGAGGAGTACTACTTCTCCTTCCTGCTCGACCGCGCCAACCGCACCTTCCTGTCGATCTGCTCCCGCGAGGGCGGCGTGGAGATCGAAGAGGTCGCGGAGACCGACCCCGACGCCGTCGCCAAGGTCTCGATCGACGCCCTGAAGGGCGCCCCGGCCGAGGTCGCCGCGGAGATCGTCAAGCAGGGCAAGCTGCCCGAGGCCGCCGCCAAGGGCGCGGTCGAGGTCGTCGGCAAGCTCTGGGACGCCTTCGTCGGCAAGGACGCCACGCTCGTCGAGGTCAACCCGCTGATCCTGAGCAAGGACGGCCGCGTGGTCGCCCTGGACGGCAAGGTCACCCTGGACGAGAACGCCGAGTTCCGCCAGGACCTGGAGCGCTTCGAGTTCGCCGCCGAGGGCGACCCCCTTGAGGTCAAGGCGAAGGAGAAGGGCCTCAACTACGTCAAGCTCGACGGCCAGGTCGGCATCATCGGCAACGGCGCGGGCCTGGTCATGTCCACGCTGGACGTGGTGGCCTACGCCGGCGAGGAGCACGGCGGGGTGAAGCCGGCCAACTTCCTCGACATCGGCGGCGGCGCGTCGGCCGAAGTCATGGCCAACGGCCTGGAGATCATCCTGGGTGACCCGGACGTCCGCAGCGTCTTCGTCAACGTGTTCGGCGGCATCACCGCCTGCGACGCGGTGGCCAACGGTATCGTGCAGGCGCTGGAGCTGCTGGAGAACCGCGGCGACGACGTCAGCAAGCCGCTGGTCGTCCGCCTCGACGGCAACAACGCCGACCTGGGGCGCAAGATCCTGAACGACCGTAACCACCCGGCCGTCCGCCAGGTGGACACCATGGACGGCGCCGCTGCTCAGGCCGCCGAACTGGCCGCGAAGTAG
- a CDS encoding cold-shock protein: MAQGIVKWYNADKGFGFITADGGQADLFVHHTDIEGGEPKVLVENQRVEFEASQGEKGPQATQVRAIG, translated from the coding sequence ATGGCACAGGGGATCGTCAAGTGGTACAACGCCGACAAGGGGTTCGGCTTCATCACGGCCGACGGCGGCCAGGCGGACCTGTTCGTGCACCACACGGACATCGAGGGCGGCGAGCCCAAGGTCCTGGTGGAGAACCAGCGCGTCGAGTTCGAGGCCAGTCAGGGTGAGAAGGGGCCGCAGGCGACACAGGTCCGTGCCATCGGGTGA
- a CDS encoding calcium/sodium antiporter yields MTVPTLLALAAGLGLLIAGGESLVRGAASLARTIGMSSLMVGLIVVSFATSAPELAVSTGAVVAGYPGLAVGNVVGSNIANVLLVLGVSALCVPLLVRSQIVRTDIPVMVALSVGVLLLALDGTVGPGDGVLLFAALLAYVAVSVVVAHRRRNTVAAREDDGAARGAGSRVRRVLADALFVAVGAALLVVGARLLVTAAGDIAAALGVSDLVIGLTVVAVGTSLPELVTCVVAVVRGERDIAVGNIVGSNVFNIGFVLGVTAIVAPQGVSVEPSAIRFDLPIMIAVALVLLPVAFTGSVVTRWEGALLVAFYAAYLTYLVLATTEHEAFKSFAAAMLWFAVPITALWLLVMATHELRVRRRRRRDGPPALDPADPGG; encoded by the coding sequence GTGACCGTGCCGACGCTCCTCGCCCTGGCGGCGGGGCTGGGCCTGCTGATCGCGGGAGGGGAGTCGCTCGTTCGGGGGGCCGCCTCACTGGCGCGGACCATCGGGATGTCCTCGCTGATGGTGGGGCTGATCGTGGTGTCGTTCGCCACGTCGGCGCCGGAGCTGGCGGTCAGCACGGGGGCGGTGGTCGCCGGCTACCCGGGGCTGGCGGTCGGCAACGTCGTGGGCAGCAACATCGCCAATGTCCTGCTGGTGCTCGGGGTCTCGGCCCTGTGCGTGCCGCTGCTGGTCAGATCGCAGATCGTGCGCACCGATATCCCCGTGATGGTCGCTCTGTCGGTGGGCGTGCTGCTGCTCGCGCTCGACGGAACGGTCGGCCCGGGCGACGGCGTGCTGCTGTTCGCGGCGCTGCTGGCCTATGTCGCGGTCTCGGTGGTCGTCGCCCACCGGCGCCGGAACACCGTCGCCGCGCGCGAGGACGACGGCGCTGCCCGCGGCGCCGGTTCACGCGTCCGACGGGTCCTGGCCGACGCGCTGTTCGTCGCGGTGGGCGCGGCGCTGCTGGTGGTCGGGGCGCGCCTGCTGGTCACCGCGGCCGGTGACATCGCCGCGGCCCTGGGTGTCAGCGACCTGGTCATCGGACTGACGGTCGTGGCCGTCGGCACGTCCTTGCCGGAACTGGTGACCTGTGTCGTCGCGGTGGTCCGAGGCGAGCGTGACATCGCCGTGGGGAACATCGTCGGCAGCAATGTCTTCAACATCGGCTTCGTGCTCGGCGTGACCGCCATCGTCGCCCCCCAGGGGGTGTCCGTCGAACCGTCGGCCATCCGGTTCGACCTGCCGATCATGATCGCCGTGGCGCTGGTCCTGCTGCCGGTCGCCTTCACCGGGTCGGTGGTGACCCGGTGGGAGGGCGCGCTGCTCGTGGCCTTCTACGCCGCCTACCTCACCTACCTGGTGCTCGCCACCACCGAACACGAGGCGTTCAAGTCCTTCGCCGCGGCGATGCTGTGGTTCGCGGTCCCGATCACCGCGCTGTGGCTGCTGGTGATGGCGACCCACGAGCTCCGGGTGCGCCGCCGACGGAGAAGGGACGGCCCGCCCGCCCTGGACCCGGCGGATCCGGGCGGCTGA